One Thalassotalea sediminis DNA segment encodes these proteins:
- the rsmD gene encoding 16S rRNA (guanine(966)-N(2))-methyltransferase RsmD: MKKNHSKNTKPSGSIRIIAGKHRGRKLPVIDAQGLRPTTDRVKETVFNWLMPYINESHCLDCFSGAGSLGFEAMSRGASSVCMLELNKQAAQQLNNNKALLKATPCKVYHTDTLSFLTTQEKTAFDIVFIDPPFRQQLLPKVISLLEMGWLTKNALIYIEQEAENNDVDIPKNWQLIKEKITGQVKYQLFQKLNDD, encoded by the coding sequence ATCAAAAAAAATCACTCTAAAAACACTAAACCTTCAGGCAGTATTCGCATTATTGCGGGCAAACATCGAGGTCGAAAGCTTCCGGTGATTGATGCGCAAGGGTTACGACCTACCACAGATAGAGTCAAAGAAACGGTCTTTAACTGGTTAATGCCATATATCAACGAAAGTCATTGTTTAGACTGTTTCTCTGGCGCAGGTAGTTTAGGATTTGAAGCAATGTCACGTGGCGCAAGCAGTGTGTGCATGTTAGAACTAAATAAGCAGGCAGCACAGCAACTCAATAATAACAAAGCACTATTAAAAGCAACGCCTTGCAAGGTTTATCATACCGATACGTTATCGTTTTTAACAACCCAGGAAAAAACTGCATTTGATATCGTTTTTATTGACCCTCCATTTCGCCAGCAACTTTTACCCAAGGTTATATCGCTTTTAGAAATGGGTTGGTTAACTAAAAATGCGTTAATTTATATTGAACAAGAAGCCGAAAATAACGATGTCGATATCCCTAAAAATTGGCAGTTAATAAAAGAAAAAATAACTGGACAAGTGAAGTATCAATTATTTCAAAAGTTAAACGACGATTAA
- a CDS encoding YjaG family protein, with amino-acid sequence MRLPIKNLTPWQQMAFAATLIERMLPNYKMFSEATKVGNSKVLRNQLDLIWQRLDKKQKININCEVQLEKLEEQIPDPEAFEFFGVFPALDACMALNALLQYIQQKDEELITQVSRLSLNSVSAYVELCILEEHEEMEDADELLIQQHPLMTWEKEMQNALFDLLQASSENTSTIKALKEMALGQGYSSLGIEL; translated from the coding sequence ATGAGACTTCCCATAAAAAACTTAACGCCTTGGCAACAAATGGCCTTTGCTGCAACACTTATCGAAAGAATGTTACCTAACTATAAAATGTTTAGTGAAGCCACGAAGGTAGGAAATAGCAAAGTATTAAGAAATCAGCTTGATCTTATTTGGCAGCGGCTTGATAAAAAACAAAAAATAAATATTAATTGCGAAGTGCAATTAGAAAAACTTGAGGAGCAAATTCCTGATCCTGAAGCGTTTGAGTTTTTTGGCGTTTTTCCAGCACTCGATGCATGTATGGCGTTGAACGCGTTGTTGCAATACATACAACAAAAGGATGAAGAGTTGATCACGCAGGTTTCTAGACTGTCGTTGAATAGCGTTTCAGCTTATGTAGAGTTGTGCATTCTCGAAGAGCATGAAGAAATGGAAGATGCTGATGAATTATTAATACAACAGCATCCATTGATGACATGGGAAAAAGAGATGCAGAATGCTTTGTTTGATTTGTTACAGGCATCTTCAGAAAATACCAGTACGATTAAAGCGCTAAAAGAAATGGCTCTTGGCCAAGGCTATTCGAGCTTAGGTATCGAGTTATAG
- a CDS encoding SapC family protein — MTNIVAVKKEQHQNVKVATKRDLRQFADQHIAPINVREFAQAATSYPIVFIKDPDSGQYRSVVMLGLESGENLYLDGEKWQAIYIPQAISLVPFSLGLDPEKENTLTACIDLDSPFVGEDKDNAMFDDKGEETEFFKNIHDQLGRLYENEMTSQNFVKVLTDNDLLQELELNVSFSDGQNKKLVGLYGINEEKLQGLSDEKIVELYKTGIFLPIHAMLASSGQVNRLAQLRNASSNGQKVANIQYSVKQPEEK; from the coding sequence ATGACAAATATCGTAGCAGTAAAAAAAGAGCAACACCAAAACGTTAAAGTTGCTACTAAACGTGACTTAAGACAATTTGCAGATCAGCATATTGCACCAATCAATGTACGTGAATTTGCGCAAGCAGCAACAAGTTACCCAATCGTTTTTATTAAAGATCCTGATTCTGGACAATACCGCAGTGTTGTAATGTTAGGTCTTGAATCTGGCGAAAACTTATATCTTGATGGTGAAAAATGGCAAGCCATTTATATCCCACAAGCGATCTCGCTTGTGCCTTTTTCTTTAGGCTTAGATCCTGAAAAAGAAAACACCTTAACGGCTTGCATTGATTTAGATAGCCCATTTGTTGGTGAAGACAAAGACAATGCAATGTTTGATGATAAAGGCGAAGAAACTGAGTTTTTCAAAAACATCCATGACCAGTTAGGTCGTTTGTATGAAAACGAAATGACAAGCCAAAACTTTGTAAAAGTATTAACAGATAACGACTTGTTGCAAGAGCTTGAATTAAATGTATCTTTCTCTGACGGTCAAAATAAAAAGCTTGTTGGTTTATATGGTATCAATGAAGAGAAGCTGCAAGGCTTATCGGATGAGAAAATCGTTGAACTATACAAAACAGGCATTTTCTTACCAATTCACGCTATGTTAGCTTCATCAGGCCAAGTAAATCGTTTAGCACAATTACGTAATGCTAGCAGTAATGGTCAAAAAGTTGCCAATATTCAATATAGTGTAAAGCAACCTGAAGAGAAGTAA
- the pgi gene encoding glucose-6-phosphate isomerase codes for MLTNSPQWQALLSHFQEIKSTHMRDLFAADEQRFKKFSVTASGITLDYSKNQITHETMGLLIELAKNADLEHYRERMFSGEPINITEQRAVLHTALRNFSGDAITVDGQDVMPQVHATLEKVKQFVNAVSSGSKKGYSGKAFTDVVSIGIGGSFLGPKIMSEALKPYRQKHLNVHFVANVDGCHLQDVLANLDPETTMVITSSKTLTTQETLRNTESAKDWFLQTARQEDVQYNFACVSTNIEAAQNFGIDPDNIFPMWDWVGGRYSVWSAIGLPLALAIGFENYREFLQGAFEMDQHFTSAPLEENLPVIMGLLGIWYRNFHGAQSQVLLPYYHYLRGLPAYVQQLDMESNGKSVSLSNEELNYDTGPIIWGSEGTNGQHSFHQLIHQSKTPIPVDFMLPLHPHHDVANHHDMLASNCFGQAQALMEGQSEEQVTAAMKKAKCSTDEIQNLASHKVMKGNKPSNTLLFEKLDPKTLGSLIALYEHKVFVQGVVWQINSFDQWGVELGKALGNQVLSKLSDHDEPLTMDGSTNALIQLFRERHS; via the coding sequence ATGTTAACAAATTCACCACAGTGGCAAGCGCTTTTATCGCATTTTCAAGAGATTAAATCGACTCATATGCGCGATTTGTTTGCTGCTGATGAGCAACGATTTAAAAAATTCTCTGTAACAGCTTCCGGTATCACCTTAGATTACTCAAAAAATCAAATTACGCATGAAACAATGGGGTTATTGATCGAATTAGCGAAAAATGCGGATTTAGAACATTATCGAGAGCGCATGTTTTCCGGTGAACCTATTAATATCACCGAACAACGAGCGGTATTGCATACGGCTTTACGCAATTTTTCAGGGGATGCAATCACCGTAGATGGTCAAGATGTTATGCCGCAGGTGCATGCTACGTTAGAAAAAGTAAAACAATTTGTTAATGCGGTATCGAGTGGTAGTAAGAAAGGATATTCTGGTAAAGCGTTTACAGATGTTGTAAGTATCGGTATAGGAGGTTCTTTCTTAGGACCTAAAATTATGTCTGAGGCCCTCAAACCATATCGCCAAAAGCATTTGAATGTTCATTTTGTTGCTAATGTTGATGGTTGTCATTTACAGGATGTGCTAGCGAATTTAGATCCTGAAACGACGATGGTCATTACCTCTTCTAAAACATTAACAACACAAGAAACACTAAGAAATACCGAATCTGCAAAAGATTGGTTTTTACAAACGGCTCGTCAAGAAGATGTACAGTATAATTTTGCTTGTGTATCGACAAACATAGAAGCAGCGCAAAACTTTGGTATTGACCCAGATAATATTTTTCCAATGTGGGATTGGGTTGGTGGCCGATATTCAGTTTGGTCAGCGATTGGGTTACCACTGGCTTTAGCCATTGGTTTTGAAAATTATCGAGAGTTTTTACAAGGTGCATTTGAGATGGATCAGCACTTTACAAGTGCACCGTTAGAAGAAAACCTTCCTGTTATTATGGGGTTACTTGGTATTTGGTATCGTAATTTTCATGGTGCTCAGTCTCAAGTTTTATTGCCTTATTATCACTATTTACGTGGCTTACCTGCTTACGTTCAGCAGTTAGATATGGAAAGTAACGGTAAATCGGTCTCGTTAAGTAATGAAGAATTAAACTATGATACTGGCCCAATTATTTGGGGGAGTGAAGGTACGAACGGGCAACATTCTTTTCATCAACTTATTCATCAAAGTAAAACCCCTATTCCAGTCGACTTTATGTTGCCGTTACATCCTCATCATGATGTTGCAAATCATCATGATATGCTCGCCTCTAACTGTTTTGGTCAGGCGCAAGCACTTATGGAAGGTCAGTCTGAGGAGCAAGTGACGGCGGCAATGAAAAAAGCTAAATGTAGTACTGATGAAATTCAAAATTTAGCAAGCCATAAAGTCATGAAGGGTAACAAGCCAAGTAATACGTTATTATTTGAAAAGTTAGATCCAAAAACTCTTGGAAGTCTCATTGCACTCTATGAGCATAAAGTGTTTGTTCAAGGTGTTGTGTGGCAAATTAACTCTTTTGATCAGTGGGGAGTTGAATTAGGAAAAGCACTTGGAAATCAGGTACTGTCAAAGCTGTCTGATCATGATGAACCCTTAACGATGGATGGCTCTACTAATGCATTAATACAGCTTTTCCGAGAAAGACATAGTTAA
- a CDS encoding helix-turn-helix domain-containing protein — MKLGEKIKQLRQQAGLTQPELAEKAGIEQSYLSKLENDKGSPSFEILHKIASAFETDVMLLIASLDSDYVQTQLGHLPEVAAELGRKQEKARHKMRTGYIKAAFAIVFGLAFVILSNSSGIFSQTVFQYKSMGLIKPNELNSHYSPGSIHAINETREHRMERIAKNKHRINELLVMSDRYRGEGFVQSYGEDRRYFSLVSEREQQSPWPSVFLLLGMASLATGGLYMIYVFKFIRIK, encoded by the coding sequence ATGAAATTAGGTGAAAAAATAAAACAACTGCGACAACAAGCAGGTTTAACGCAACCAGAACTGGCTGAAAAAGCAGGTATCGAGCAGTCATACCTTTCTAAATTAGAAAATGATAAAGGCTCGCCGTCTTTTGAAATATTACATAAGATAGCCTCAGCTTTCGAAACAGATGTTATGCTTTTAATTGCTTCACTCGATAGTGATTATGTACAAACGCAATTAGGTCATTTGCCTGAAGTAGCAGCAGAACTTGGACGCAAACAAGAGAAGGCGCGACATAAAATGCGCACTGGATACATTAAAGCGGCTTTTGCTATTGTGTTTGGTTTAGCGTTTGTCATTCTTTCAAACTCCTCAGGTATATTTTCTCAAACTGTGTTTCAATATAAATCTATGGGGTTAATTAAACCGAATGAGCTTAATAGCCATTATTCCCCTGGTTCTATACATGCTATTAATGAAACACGCGAACATAGAATGGAGCGCATCGCAAAGAATAAGCATCGTATAAATGAACTATTAGTGATGTCGGATCGTTATAGAGGGGAAGGATTTGTGCAGTCTTACGGAGAAGATAGGCGCTATTTTTCTTTGGTGTCTGAGCGTGAACAACAAAGCCCGTGGCCAAGTGTTTTTCTGCTCTTAGGAATGGCAAGTTTAGCCACCGGCGGGTTGTATATGATCTACGTTTTTAAATTTATCCGTATTAAATAA